One window of Legionella pneumophila subsp. pneumophila str. Philadelphia 1 genomic DNA carries:
- a CDS encoding TetR/AcrR family transcriptional regulator, whose amino-acid sequence MKKIAPTLKNEIINTAIDIAQDTSWEKVRLIDIAKALNIDLNTIRYFFAEKEQIIDGCFDRADEAMLNASSRPKFDLLTAKEKLHDLLMTWLSTFEGQQKVIRQMIFHKLEPGHLHLQLPAIKRISQTVQWWREAAGLRETFIQRAIQETGLTIIYLATFSYWLLDNSTEHLATRLFLENKLNMAKNLSNFWGFTYYAPSKIS is encoded by the coding sequence ATGAAAAAAATAGCACCAACACTAAAAAATGAGATCATCAATACAGCAATAGACATTGCCCAGGATACCTCTTGGGAAAAAGTGAGGCTGATTGATATCGCTAAAGCATTAAATATCGATTTAAATACGATCCGATATTTTTTTGCGGAAAAAGAGCAAATCATTGATGGCTGTTTTGATCGTGCTGATGAAGCCATGCTCAATGCGTCCTCCAGACCAAAATTTGATTTACTCACTGCCAAAGAAAAACTGCATGATTTATTAATGACTTGGTTAAGTACTTTCGAAGGCCAGCAAAAAGTAATCCGGCAAATGATATTTCATAAATTAGAGCCTGGTCATCTTCATCTTCAATTGCCTGCAATCAAACGCATCAGCCAAACTGTTCAATGGTGGCGTGAAGCAGCTGGTCTTCGAGAAACCTTTATTCAACGTGCCATCCAGGAAACCGGATTAACCATCATTTATCTGGCCACCTTTAGTTATTGGTTATTAGATAACTCCACAGAGCATCTTGCAACTCGTCTTTTTTTGGAAAACAAATTAAATATGGCAAAAAATTTATCCAATTTTTGGGGTTTTACTTACTATGCACCATCTAAAATTAGCTGA
- a CDS encoding DUF4349 domain-containing protein: protein MKKIILYLFVAIGVYAVLLFAYNMLINRAGQTLYGGAPAMGNAYPTVEKVNAVPGGSGDSNNNPSASEQVMKGMIIRNANITLEVNDPTKVIDEIMQMAEREGGYVVNSNLRQDSFYVGGNIAQISIRIPSNRLNNVLQNLKSLAVKVIEESITSEDITRQYVDLESELKNYRVAKDQLNKIMQGAKNTSDVLAVYQQLSETQRKIDVIEGQIKYYKESIAYSLVTIYLQIDPAIKNTQNSTWQISEVVMKSYQALIDNLRQFTYGVIEFVILFVPMILLWGIIALFVFWIGRVIYSRFK, encoded by the coding sequence ATGAAGAAAATCATTTTATACTTGTTTGTCGCTATTGGAGTTTACGCTGTCCTTCTATTTGCGTACAACATGCTGATAAATCGAGCCGGACAAACATTATATGGGGGCGCTCCAGCAATGGGGAATGCCTATCCCACTGTTGAAAAAGTCAATGCGGTACCAGGTGGTTCTGGTGATAGCAACAATAATCCTTCTGCTTCAGAGCAAGTCATGAAAGGAATGATAATTCGTAATGCGAATATCACTCTGGAAGTCAATGATCCGACTAAAGTTATTGATGAAATTATGCAGATGGCTGAGCGAGAGGGAGGATATGTAGTAAACTCTAACTTAAGACAGGATAGTTTCTATGTTGGTGGGAATATCGCTCAAATCAGCATTAGAATACCAAGTAATCGTTTAAACAATGTATTGCAAAATTTAAAATCTTTGGCTGTTAAAGTAATTGAGGAATCGATCACGAGTGAGGACATTACCCGGCAATACGTTGATCTTGAAAGTGAGCTGAAAAATTACAGGGTTGCTAAAGATCAATTAAATAAAATTATGCAAGGTGCAAAAAATACTTCTGATGTACTTGCTGTCTATCAACAACTGAGTGAAACGCAGAGAAAAATTGATGTGATAGAAGGGCAGATTAAGTATTACAAGGAATCTATCGCATATTCACTAGTTACAATTTACCTGCAGATTGATCCTGCGATAAAAAATACACAAAATTCCACATGGCAAATATCTGAAGTTGTGATGAAATCTTACCAGGCTTTAATAGATAATTTACGGCAGTTTACTTATGGAGTCATCGAATTTGTTATCTTGTTTGTCCCAATGATCTTACTGTGGGGAATTATTGCTTTATTCGTATTTTGGATAGGTAGGGTAATTTATTCTCGTTTTAAATAA
- a CDS encoding lpg1137 family Dot/Icm T4SS effector: MIQRGFTMQERREKQGNNSPYLLTPYEMANLVFKTGAISFTVSAGTQPFQYLLNKLQFSQSGTPSGLSGGLFRGMYRGFLPYAIAGQKRGAVAVTHKQTNKVTEEEEFEAPFRQRWWGTIFFSQADLLVSNGLSGKARLQNVGVINAENFKWSLSNFWKLTSVNWGSRSFAGGVNFALIGFAGDYVSSFYKFDKDLYNKILGGATSGVIATLFTTAPNAYADSKLLQTKVAENNRLITVSPYTMFGQMKSHVKAVGLKEAFMTFFKVSYLQQVAVRAPQAAITFALIFGMDEYMGPQPLKKVWPGRVEELESENPSPSPTKK; this comes from the coding sequence GTGATTCAAAGAGGATTTACAATGCAAGAACGTAGAGAGAAACAGGGTAATAATTCACCCTATCTGTTGACGCCCTATGAAATGGCCAATTTAGTTTTTAAAACAGGAGCTATTTCTTTCACTGTTTCTGCAGGAACTCAACCATTTCAATACTTGCTAAACAAATTGCAATTTTCACAATCTGGAACTCCATCTGGATTGAGCGGAGGACTTTTCCGAGGCATGTACCGTGGCTTCCTTCCTTATGCTATTGCAGGTCAAAAACGCGGTGCTGTGGCTGTAACCCATAAACAAACTAACAAAGTAACAGAAGAGGAAGAATTCGAAGCCCCATTCCGTCAACGTTGGTGGGGAACCATATTCTTTTCTCAGGCTGATCTATTGGTTAGTAATGGTTTAAGTGGAAAGGCAAGACTGCAAAATGTCGGCGTTATTAATGCTGAAAACTTTAAATGGTCCCTTTCCAACTTTTGGAAATTAACTTCAGTCAACTGGGGTTCTCGTTCTTTTGCCGGTGGGGTCAATTTCGCATTGATAGGATTTGCAGGAGACTATGTCAGTTCATTTTATAAGTTTGATAAAGACTTGTATAACAAAATATTAGGCGGCGCTACTTCTGGCGTCATTGCGACATTATTTACAACCGCCCCTAATGCTTATGCGGATAGTAAATTGTTGCAAACTAAAGTGGCTGAAAATAACCGTTTAATTACTGTGTCACCCTATACCATGTTTGGTCAAATGAAATCACATGTAAAAGCGGTTGGTCTTAAGGAAGCCTTCATGACCTTTTTCAAAGTTAGCTATTTGCAGCAAGTAGCGGTAAGAGCTCCTCAAGCAGCCATCACTTTTGCCCTCATTTTTGGTATGGATGAATATATGGGTCCTCAACCTTTGAAAAAGGTTTGGCCTGGACGAGTCGAAGAGCTTGAGTCAGAGAATCCATCCCCATCCCCTACCAAGAAATAA